The DNA region GTTTAACATTATAGTAAGAATATTCtcattctttttgttgttttctctATGAATGTGTCAAAaaagttatttgtttttttgtcctGCATCCTGACCTTTTCGATTCTCTAACAGGCTTGCTTGTGGTAGTTTCTTTGATGATTGCATCCAAAATTTCATCCGTCCATTCTGTACATTAACTCAGGTGTGTATTTATTTGTTCACAGATGATTTCCCTTGAGATCAAGCTGTATCTGTTGTGCCCTTTTGGCTTCAGTTTGCCTGTGATGTGTTGCAGGAGTCTGTATCTGGCATGGTCGAGGAGACGCACAATGTCCCAATGACCCTTTCTTGAGCTGCATTCGCCTCCCTTTATTGCATTCGCctccaaaataataaatttatggtTCCACCATAGCTACTAGACCTGGTGAAGCCTAAAGGATCAtctttattcttatttttacattttagcTGAAGAAACAAATGGCAATCGATATGTTGATCTTGGACGGACAATCAAATGTATATGTGCCAAATGAATCTTTTATATTCAGACATATATAAACAAATGGCAATCGAACCAAATCTGCATACTCAAAGAATCAAGATCTTCTCCTTAATATTTCGCAAAGTTATGACAAACCtttattagatatttttatattaaaaatgcaaTGACAACATCAGACCAAGCAATATCATTATAGTAAATTAACAATATGCTTTTTCTTTTGCTAGATAACATTCCAGAATACACAAAATAATGGAATAGAGATTTGAAATCACTTTATTTCTCGTGATCAAGACTTCGAGTCTTGGCTGCATTACTACTAATTCATCTCTACATGTACCCATATTGGCATCTAAGCCTGTGATGTAAATGTTTACATTGAAGTATTTCTTGGCTGCCAAAGCTTGGAGAATATAATGATCAGTGTCATAAAGAGTATTTTCATATAATCTTACACATAAATCAATTGTCTCCAAATTCGTTGCGTTGCCTGCATTACTACTTTATTTGGTTCATCGCATCTGAAACATTTCGGTACTGATATTTGATAAGAAACTTAGTGAGGCCAGTAAAATCTAAAGCTGAAATTTTAGGGATTGATTTCAGAAGCTCAAAACAAAGTGAAGAATTGacatatttttttgtgcatATGATGTCGATCTCATTTTTTGTAACCATCATACTAAAATTTCCATATGATGATGACACAACAAAACGAAGCAGAACAATTATAAGAACCAAGAAAAGATTATTTTTGATGTATGCaaccattttttgtttaaagtaAATTGAGAAGTTAAGTGATATTTATACAGGGTGAAACATATTTCACATATAAATGTGACcagattttgttttgtttttttttctttgttagcCGTAAATGCTAATATATCATAAAACAATTTGATTTGGTATTAGCAAAATCTTTTGTAGCCGTAAATGCTAACATATCATAAAGATTAATGCATTCAATGtttccttttctctttttatagtTTGGTTgacttctaattttttttcttactccCTTGATATATAACGATATAGAACAACATAAATTTGGAATAAGACAACACAATTCATTGTATAGTAAAATCTCATTTTAAGATGAATTTCTCAAAATTATGGGCTGAAACATATCTTCACATATTAGATCACTATTATCAAGAGTATCTTCATATAATAGTACACACAAATTAATTGTCTGTAAATCAGTTGCATTGCCGGCAGACAACTTTGTTTTGTTCATTGCATCTGAATCAGAAGAATCTAACATATATgtatacacaaaaaaaaaatcaagatctTCTCCTTAATCTTTCACAAAATTATggcaaatatttattagttatttttatattagaaagGCAATGACAACACCAGACCAAACAATATCATTACAGCTAGTAAACTAACATATTGCTTTTTCTTTTACTATGTAACATTGCAGAATATAGACAATTATGGAAGGTAGGTTTCTGATGACATTACCTCTCTTGATCAAGACTTCTAGTCTTGGCTTCATTTGTACTAATTCATCACTACATGTAGAAATATCAGTATCCACGCCGATGAGTTTACTTTTTACATCGAAGTATTTCTTGTCCATCAAAGCTTCGAAGGATAGATCACTATCTTGAAGAGCATCTTCATATAATCTAACACATAAATCAATTGTCTGCAAATCTGTTGCGTTGCCTGCAGACGACTTTATTTGGTTTATCGCATCTGAAATGTTTCGAGACTgatatttgatcaaaagtttAACGAGGTCAGAAAAATCTAAAGTTGCAATTTTAGAGATTGGTTTTAAAAGCTCGTAACAAAATGAAGAATCGACGATTTCTTTTGTGCATATTATGTCGATctcatcttttgtaaccatcatACCAAAGTTTACATACGATGATGACACAACAAAAGGAAGTATAACAATTGTAAGAACCAagaaaaggttttttttttcaagtatGCAAcccattttttgtttaaaatgcTGGGAAagttatgttaaatttatattggctgaaatatattttcacatttaaatgtgaatagatttattttttctctttccttATTAGCCGTAAATGCTAACATATCATTAAACAATCTGATTTGGTATTAGCAAAATCTTTTGTTAGCCATAAATGCAAACATATCATAAAGATTAATGCATTCAatgtttctttttctccttttatAGTTTGGATAacttctaatttttttcttacttcCTGGATGTAAAACgatataaaataacacaaatttGGAATAAGACTCACAATTCATTGTATAATAAAATCtcattttaaaatgaattttccaaaattatGGGCTGAAACATATCTTCACATTTGAATACCAACAGATTGTGTACTGCAATAAACTGATTTGAATTGATAGCAGCAATATCTTAAACAGTTAAAGCATTCAatgttttctccttttctctttcttgctttcataatttagataatttataaattacagATTTCGTTGGtgtaaaaaaatacaaaacaacacAGATTACGGAATGAATCTTCGTACAAATTCTCAgtttaaattgtaaattttatttttagaagaaTATCACAAAATTAATACACTTTTTCGTGGGGTATATAAATGAGTTATAATTCATcctcttaaattttaaaaggatGCACTATTCATCacattaaaatactatttatttttcattttactcCCTAAAACGATACTCCTTCCGAGAAGTTATGtgagatttatatatatatatatatatatattattattgttttgaaACAACGCGAGATTTATATAGGTAGTAACATATTTTCACATTTAAATGCAAACAgatattgtattttcttttctttttggccGCAAACGCTACATTTCATAACACAAATTTGGGATGAAGTCACATCTAACCTTGTAGTAAATCCTCATTTTAGGGTGAATTTCTCACAAATTATTAACTGAAACATATCTTCACATTTAGATGCAAACAGATTCTGTACCATATTAAGCTTATTTGAGTTGATATAAGCAAtatgtcaaaaaaataaattcagtGTTTATCTCATTTTGATAATTTACGTAATTTGAAATGTTCATATTTATTGatataaacaatacaaaataacataaatttggAAATAATTGTTGTCCTGCTTGTGGTATATGGTAGTCCATGTTGAAAAGTAAAAATGTTGTCTAGATTTggttatttatgttattaaattatattttctggtCATGTGTagaaaagattttatatttaatcgTGTGATTCAACCGGAGTACTAGAATGATACTCTTTccgtttttttaaaatgtattctctaaaattttcgcacttattaagaaactatattaaaacttagttattaatgcataattttttgtaatttaattttcttatattttaaaactaataggatttcaaaaaaatgtaactaatatttttgaaacacacaattttcattattagttgacaaaatatgttttgaaaacataaaaaaatatatttttttgaaacatttttttcctGAAATATACATCTTTCTGAAACGGAATGAGTATATAACATATCAAGAAGTAATTTGAATATCGTATATGTGTTGATTACATAGTTagtagataatattttttaaaatttatgttaatcATAGAAAGACTAGTGGAACCCACAAATCATTATGaaagatatcaaaatatttctaatGTACGTTATGACTTCTGAGCCTAATCATTAcaagttttaattaaaaagaaagtaTATTGTGTGACTGGATGTTGAAGAAGACAAGAGTTTACAATACATGATGCATCATCTTAAAGTTAAGGCCCAGGTACAGTTTATGGGTAACTTAATTAAAGTCAAAGTGTTTAAACCTGTTTAAAAGGTGTTTAACTAAACCTATTGCAACGTGAATGTATGGGCTTTGTAGAACGGAAAAGTGTACCAACGAATTAGACATGGGAGATAAAAACTTAGTTGAGTTGAAGAAAGGATGAACGGGCTTTGCCAAACATAATGATCATCTTTAAGCCGATAACTACAAGCATTTTGGTGGTGTACTGGTATTGGCAGGCCCGGGTTTGAGAGCAAACATTCAATACATCCGTATGGGCCTACTatttttgtcaaattttaagGCCTAGTTTTTTTATTGGTAttacttataaatatataaagttgTTATGTGTATGGTATATTGTCGATAAATAAGAAAGGTggtggaaaataaaaatactgtgttattaaacaaaaatgaattaaaaggccaaaaaatattatgaagataacaaaaaaaaagaaactaaatgatttagaataattttatgaattgcCTACCTAGTAATGTTTACAATTCTGGTTTCAGTTGTCTCAGCCGAAAAAACTTCTTGAAACTAAAGTTGATAATGTCATATTTACGGTCAACTATGTTACAGGAAAGATTAAATGGTTTGACAATGTTGTCAACTGATAATCAAGAACTTTGATTACGAAAGTTTTGAGgatattgtaattttttaattataaatttgggGTTTCTATCgacaattttttatatatattatttagagcATCAGTTTTGTATTTCGTATTGAATCATGAATATCTCAAGACCGGCACTGGGTATTGGTTCTATTTACATTAAACAACCCATCAATGTCTAAAGTGTTTGGCTGTATCCTTTCACACTTCGAATATgtgattttgtatttttagaaGTTTTCTTCGTGTAGTTTTAAATAGATGAATACTTGTTTAATGTCAATTTCATGTATTCATAGaattggtgaacctaaaggatTATCTTTACATGTTAGCCAGCTGAACGAGACAGATAGAAGTGGGTATGTTGaactttgacaaaaaaactCACATGTATATCTCCTATACGTACATGTCAAATGAATCTTTAGTTTAATGATATAGACTTAATTCAGAAAATGTCATTTGTTTGTTCTTGTTGGTCAAATGAGTTCTATCTGGCTGTCTATTTCATAGTAGATGTTGAATACATGAATTACAGTTATGTATGTTAGCAATTTAAACAAAATGTGTTCAAGCGAACAATGGAATATATTAACGAAGGTAGTAAGAGTAGACAGAACAAGTTTTTTGTTGCCAACCAGAACCATCCATATGCTAAGTCCATAAGAGCTGTTTTAAGCTTGAAATATATTTCGGCGGCTTGGATTTGCAATAATGTTGTGTTATATAGTGCTACTCCTTTCTAAATGTCCTCAAGCTACTAATGTTGCGTTACAATTTCTCTCCTCTTTCCGTAGAAATGTTAATGGGCCAAGAAATGTTTTTTGGCGTAAAAATACTTTGGGCCAGGCTGTCGACGATTACAGTACACTAAAATATAATCCTCAAAAGTCATAATTGTTAACTAAATACAATTTAACCATAATTGGAAAAGTGTGACTTGAACAAGCAACCTTTTTAATTAAGTACGGTGTTTTGACTCACAATTCGCGTTACAAATGATATAGACAAAGAAATGTATAGCAATGACTTTGGCtgaagttataaaattttaagtttgaaGAATTGTATTTGAGAAAATATGATAAgaataattgttttttctttctcttagtGCCGATAGTTGATTGAGAAACGAAAATTCATAGCTTTTCAATTTCAGGGTTTATAAcagaaaataatacaaatatagtTAATTATGAAAATCACTATTTGTATTCAAAGTCCTTCCTCGTAAGGAACTCCCCTAGATCTAATCCACGACCCTCCTTCTAGAAGTTTTTCAATTGTGAATTCTGCAGCTTCTTTCGGATCCTTTATTGATTCGAATCCTTCCCATTTAACTCTCTTGTTTGTGTACGCCCCCGGGCCAATGTTCTGATATTCCCCGTAGTATAATGTTGACAAGCGTCCTTTATCGTTGTCCCACGGTGCCCAACCCGCTGGATCAATGAGGTCGTCTATAAAAGACTTCATAACTACGACTGTTGCGTAAGGACCCCACGGACGTCCTAGAAATGTCTTTACCGTGCCCTTGACTGGAGCAAGATCCTGAGTTGCCATTATTCTGCATTTGTGGATAGAAAAACACGTCTTCAGAACCTTTTTCTCGCACTTTTGAGCAGTGATCATGTTCTGTTGCCCCTGGAGTGGTTTTCTGGCCTCAATGTCGCATTTCTGGAACACGGCTGTCGCATTTCCACAGATGAAATCTACCGTGCCTGTGATGTAGCAGTCGCGGTAGAAATGTGTCCCCTCGTGCGCGTATAGGGTATCTTGATAAGCATCGATAGTGCAACGGTATACGATTGCTCTATTGGCAGTGATTCGGAGAGCCACGGCCTGTTCCTTAGCCGGCCCGGCTATGTTCCTGATGCAGATGTCCTGGGCCATAAACCCATCTGCATTGACGCCTGCAATTAAGCGAACCCGTAATTGTTTTAActgatgtgttttttttaacactaactgatgtgtttttttatatttacatacaAAATGATATAGTCAAACTTTTCaatgatattatattatttttattttgaaaaaccATAAGACATCTTTTAATAggaaatgatttaaaaaaatttgttaagtatgtgaattcatttcatGAGAAATGGCAAAATGATACAAGGTAATCCTTGGATCTCAAGCTGTTACCAAGCGAATTTCTGCCTATGAATCCccaagaaaattttaaaaacccatatataattaattaggtCTAATCTTAGTTGGTTGATTAACCATGATTAAGGCTAAAGCTTAGACGATaccaaaaatgattttaaaaatgatattctAAAAAGCAATGTGAATATTACCAAGTGTTGCGGAATCGTATGTACTGATATGATGATCAGCGCAGTTCAAACTGCCGGTGAGAAACGTGGAGTCCCTTCCCTCGCCTAGGATTGTTATATTCCTTTTATTCTTCTCGATCACAACGTTTTCATGGTAGTCACCTTTCTTCACTAATATGGTGTACCGGGTCGCGCTATTCTCCGGGGCGGAGGCGACTGCCTCCTTTACAGTCTTAAAATTTCCGGTGCCATTCTCTGCAACAATAACGTCTGCTTTATTTGCAAGAGCCTgtaataatataacatatgaaATTAAGTTAATGCCAATAAAATGTTAtaacaagatatatatatatgaaattcagTTAGGAAACTCAAGGAGCAGTGATAAGTTTACATGCTATACAGAATTAAAAGAACATAAAGGAAATCCTAGAAGCATTAAAAACAAGGATACGGTTTTAATCTCTCGGTTGTCGCTATTTTTATTCGATAAACGTCACAATAACTAATTCACGAGGAACTTATAAAAGAAGACTAATAACTCACGAAAAGCAGAATTAGGGTTTTGGGCTATAAATCAATGGATCCGTATACCGTACGTATTGGTTCGTATTTGGCTTTGTCTTGGGTAAGAAGTTAAATATCTATATTCTTTGGTAATTTCGAATCATGATTGACTACTAGAAATTAAAGATCTTAATAAACGCTAACTTAACCAATGAAATTTAACGTGCAATTGTTTATAACCTCCATGGATATGTTCTTGGTGTGACCTTCACGTTGACCTGAAGAGAAAGATGGCAATTGGGACGTATCTGACGGATCTTGGAGGAGGTTCGAACCAACATCCCATGGTACGGCCAAcccggaagaagaagaaggcagaTGGATCTTCACGGGTTCTTCCCAAGCTCCAAGAGTAGGTACAAAAGGACCTGGAGCCGGAGACACGGCAGTGGTTCTCAGATCAGCTCCACCAGCGAGAATGCCTTCTACAGCAGCGACGGTTACCATAGGGCCTTTGTTAGTCGCCTGCGTGGCTATGTTCTTGGTATGACCTTCATTTTGACCCGAAGGGAGAGATGGCCACTGGGACGTCGGGTACGACAGATCTTGGGGGAGGTTCGAGCTAGCCTTTCCTTCTACGGACGCTGAAGGAGAAAGCTTCAGTGGCTTTGCCCACGCTCCTAGAGTAGGTACAAAAGGACCAGGAGCTTGAGACACGGCAGTGGTTCTCAAGTCAGGAGAATCGACAGCAACGGGAGGATGTGAATCTCCACCAGTTACAGTGCCTTCGACAGCAGCGGCGGCTACGATAGCGTCTTCGTTAGTCACCGGTGATTGCATTTTCGAGGAGAtggagatcgagagagagagagagataattagtttctttttagggttttctgtAAATTTGTTTGTACTTTGATATTTTCACCAACTGCATTGTCTGCTATAAATAAGAGTTCAACACCCTTTTCTGTGGTAAAAgtataacttttttataaagtttttttaagtAAGCAAGTTACTGTTCGACTTCTTTCACATAATGACAATGCAGAAATATCGTGCGCGTGGAGTTAGGTTTGACTGTGCACAAAGAAAAATCCTCCCTTTGGGTTTAGTTTCAAACTCGTTTTCTATAAAAAGGTGTCTATggtttttcaataaaattaataaaatcattttaaatagtttgaaataatcattttatatgtgcatgtgaaaaataaatatctcaaCTAAAACAAACCGTTTGATATAAAAGTTACTCTACATGATAATATATTATCTCCtttgtttgaaattatttttatttgtaccaTCATAAAGATATACCTCAAAGTGATATTCAGTTTATGGTTGATTAGTAGATTATTAAGGGGTCATTTTACGCTAGTTACGGTACGTTGAATTTAGTAGTGCTAAATGGGTGAAAAAGGTATACTATGACAGAAAATCATGATCATCTAGTATTTgctcagattttttttaacatacaTATTACCTATTAATCTATTATAGTAGTAAGGATgtaattttgtttgttaaattttgtttgaCCCTGATTGAAGTTTGTATTGATTAGTGGTGGTATAATTCAAATATACATTCCGAATCAGTCACATTGAATCTTGGGTATTTGACATAACCAATTTTATTGTAAAAGACATGGTATTACCATATATATTAGCATATGGGCAAAAAATTAGAAGAAACAATATATAGTGTAAATGCTGATTGTATATATTGCATATGCATGCACGAATAAGAAACACGCAATACTGAAACTATCTATGATAATGTGATGGCAAATCTACTCATGCGTACGTGTACATGCAAATGTATAACAACAATTTTGGTGGTTTCGCATGTAATCACCATCTTAATGTCATCACCTAACTActtaatctttttttcttttacttttgaTAAAGTTAATGTATAGCGTGTTATATCATACATAAATTATTACGATGACCAGACATTTATGTgtatcattttaataataaataaacaataactAGAAGAAAACTCAATTTCAGGTCGCTCgatatatttttagttacttGCGAACTGCAACCATACATTTTAATTACATGTGAAGTTATGACTTCTTTTCGTGGATGCACAAAGAATATTTATTTACCTGTTGGCTGGTAGTGAAGAACCCATTTCTAAAAATGCCTATGGTTCTTTATTCGTTATATACAGATAATGCATTTTCTTAAAACCTTTAGAAAACAATTATTCAGCATGTGTTATCTTTCCATAGATGTCTAAGATCATTTTAGACGGTAAAattcttatcaaaatattttaaataaaatgataagaagtttaaagaaaaaaaaaagagaaaaggcAGCAGGTTTTCAAATGAGGATTCGTAAGAAATCCTCTAAAACATTTTAAACCATTTATCATCCTGTAATTGGATTTATCTTTcaagtaaaattaatttaattatctaataAAATCATAGTGGTTTAGATATCTATTTTGAGGTATTGGGCGTCGGAAATGATCTAATGTGAACTATATGTCAATCTAAACAAACCGGTTGAGGAAAGTATTAGATGCTTATGTTTTTCTCCCTTCTCTCTGAAGATGCTATATTAGGATTAAAGACAAATGTAATTTTCAAGTTGTGGTTGTTCACCTGTTTATAAAGAGTATTGTAGTTTCCTACTTAATCTCAAGAGACTGCAATATGCGTAGTGCACAATCTAACCGTTAATGGTTATACACTATGCAAACCAATCAAATATTTGGAAGAGATGATGATATACTAGCGATTATATTAATCAAACATTAAGATTACATCctattcatttattttcttcttgCTACTAGTTAGTGCACTAGCCAAGTTGTCAAATCCATAATTCGGCTAAAATAATTCTTACATGCTAATTACGGATCATTATATACATGTGTTTAGGACTTAGCTAGTGAAATATGTAAACGCGCGCGCAGTGACCTATTTGCAGCTTAATGTTGATAACAACCATTTTGGATAAATAAtgctaaataaataaaagaaatcacAATACTTACGAAAATACTGTCAAAAGTATTGTCACCTAGATAGTAAAGTAGTATGTCTTATAtaggttttaaaaaaatatataactatttatactatatagtaTAGGCATACAAAAAATTAGTCATACTCCCATTTGGTTATACGTTATAGGCGATTAAAACGTTATTAGTTTGGTATTTGATTAGCAAATAGCGTCACATTTtctgttgaaaaaaaaaaaatcttacagtcacatttttctt from Raphanus sativus cultivar WK10039 chromosome 8, ASM80110v3, whole genome shotgun sequence includes:
- the LOC108819666 gene encoding pectinesterase/pectinesterase inhibitor 18-like: MQSPVTNEDAIVAAAAVEGTVTGGDSHPPVAVDSPDLRTTAVSQAPGPFVPTLGAWAKPLKLSPSASVEGKASSNLPQDLSYPTSQWPSLPSGQNEGHTKNIATQATNKGPMVTVAAVEGILAGGADLRTTAVSPAPGPFVPTLGAWEEPVKIHLPSSSSGLAVPWDVGSNLLQDPSDTSQLPSFSSGQREGHTKNISMEHALANKADVIVAENGTGNFKTVKEAVASAPENSATRYTILVKKGDYHENVVIEKNKRNITILGEGRDSTFLTGSLNCADHHISTYDSATLGVNADGFMAQDICIRNIAGPAKEQAVALRITANRAIVYRCTIDAYQDTLYAHEGTHFYRDCYITGTVDFICGNATAVFQKCDIEARKPLQGQQNMITAQKCEKKVLKTCFSIHKCRIMATQDLAPVKGTVKTFLGRPWGPYATVVVMKSFIDDLIDPAGWAPWDNDKGRLSTLYYGEYQNIGPGAYTNKRVKWEGFESIKDPKEAAEFTIEKLLEGGSWIRSRGVPYEEGL